The proteins below come from a single Elgaria multicarinata webbii isolate HBS135686 ecotype San Diego chromosome 11, rElgMul1.1.pri, whole genome shotgun sequence genomic window:
- the ABHD4 gene encoding (Lyso)-N-acylphosphatidylethanolamine lipase, translated as MEEDLEQPSQGWLGGWLPAWRPTSMSHLKNVEARILQCLQNRFAARYISLPSQAKIWTVSLSPERGKGRTPLVMVHGFGGGVGLWILNLDPLSNFRPLHAFDLLGFGRSSRPPFPRDAQGAEEEFVSSIEAWRREMGIPTMILLGHSLGGFLAASYSLQYPERVKHLILVDPWGFPTRPSDPTQIRNPPTWVKAVATVLGRSNPLAVLRAAGPWGPGLVQRFRPDFKQKFADFFDDDTISEYIYHCNAQTPSGEAGFKAMTQAFGWARRPMLERIHLVRRDLPITLIYGTNSWIDTSTGEKVKHLRPGSYVCDMAIPGASHHVYADQPHAFNAAVERICDSVD; from the exons ATGGAGGAAGATCTTGAGCAGCC gtccCAAGGCTGGCTAGGTGGCTGGCTGCCTGCGTGGCGACCCACCTCCATGTCCCACCTCAAGAATGTGGAAGCTCGGATCCTGCAAT GCCTCCAGAACCGTTTTGCGGCCCGCTACATATCCCTCCCAAGCCAGGCCAAGATCTGGACCGTATCGCTGTCTCCGGAGCGGGGCAAGGGACGGACCCCACTGGTGATGGTGCATGGCTTTGGCGGGGGCGTCGGGCTCTGGATCCTCAACCTGGACCCGCTGAGCAACTTCCGCCCTCTCCACGCCTTCGACCTGCTCGGCTTTGGACGCAGCTCCCGGCCCCCCTTCCCCCGCGACGCCCAAGGGGCGGAGGAGGAGTTCGTGAGCTCCATCGAGGCCTGGCGCCGGGAGATGGGCATCCCCACCATGATCTTGCTAGGCCACAGCCTCGGGGGCTTCCTGGCAGCCTCCTACAGCTTGCAGTACCCAGAGAG GGTGAAACATCTGATCCTCGTGGACCCCTGGGGCTTCCCCACACGGCCGTCCGACCCGACTCAGATCCGTAACCCCCCGACCTGGGTCAAGGCTGTGGCGACGGTGCTGGGACGCTCCAACCCTCTGGCTGTGCTCCGAGCGGCTGGACCCTGGG gTCCTGGGCTGGTGCAGCGCTTCCGTCCAGACTTTAAGCAGAAGTTTGCTGATTTCTTTGACGATGATACCATCTCGGAATACATCTACCACTGCAACGCCCAGACGCCGAG TGGCGAGGCAGGGTTCAAGGCCATGACGCAGGCATTCGGTTGGGCCCGGCGCCCCATGTTGGAACGCATCCACCTGGTGCGGCGGGACTTACCCATCACCCTCATCTACGGCACCAATTCCTGGATCGATACCAGCACCGGGGAGAAAGTCAAGCACCTCCGACCGGGCAGCTACGTCTGTGACATG gCTATTCCAGGTGCCTCCCACCACGTCTACGCCGACCAGCCCCACGCCTTTAATGCCGCTGTGGAACGGATCTGTGATTCTGTTGACTGA
- the LOC134406056 gene encoding dolichyl-diphosphooligosaccharide--protein glycosyltransferase subunit DAD1 — translation MSGAASGSSGSGASSVGSVVRRFLAEYSSGTPSRLKVLDAYLLYVMLTGALQFGYCLGVGTFPFNSFLSGFISAVGSFILGVCLRIQINPQNKGEFQGISPERAFADFLFASTILHLVVINFVG, via the exons ATGTCGGGCGCAGCTTCTGGGTCGTCCGGCTCCGGGGCGAGCTCGGTGGGCTCCGTGGTGCGGCGCTTCCTGGCCGAGTACAGCAGCGGGACGCCGAGCCGCCTGAAGGTGCTGGACGCCTACCTGCTCTACGTCATGCTGACGGGAGCGCTGCAGTTCGGCTACTGCCTCGGCGTCGGCACCTTCCCCTTCAACTCGTTCCTCTCGGGCTTCATCTCCGCCGTGGGCAGCTTCATCCTGGGCG TTTGCTTGAGGATCCAAATCAACCCACAGAACAAAGGGGAATTTCAGGGGATCTCACCGGAACGGGCCTTCGCTGACTTCCTCTTTGCCAGCACCATCTTGCATCTTGTTGTCATCAACTTTGTGGGCTGA